GCGGCGCTACGGAGATTTCACGCACAGCTATGCGGGCTTGTTGCCCAAACGAGAATCCGCCGAGCGGGGTGCCCTCGCCCCGCCGGAATCGGGGTGAGTCACGCCCTGATCTTCATCGAACTTGTAAGTTTCTTCTCAGATTCCGGGCACCCGGGGACGGGTGCCTCGGCGAAGTCTTTTCGGCAACAAGCCCGTGCGGCGCTGCAACCGGGTCGATTCCTGATTGTTAAATACAGCGCCGTCGTGTTGATCATGCAACGAGCAGCGCCTGACCGGGGTGGTCAGGCGCTTTGTCATACTTGAGCAGTCCGAAACCGCGGGATCAGCGGTTATCGTAGGCGCGCATCTTTCGCTGCTTGCGGAGGGCGGCGTTGTCCTCGCGTTTTTTGATTTCGGAGGGCTTTTCGAAGCGTTGCCGACGGCGGATTTCGGCCATTAAGCCGGCCTTTTCGCAGGCTTTGGAGAAGCGGCGGAAGGCGCGATCGAACGGTTCACCTTCACGGATTTTGACAAACGGCAATGTTATTCACCTCCTCTCGCGGTTTTTAACCACATGTCGCGGCGAAGCGGCACCGTGGGTTAGATAGTTCAGCACAACAATATAACCAAGCCTCCCGGGATTGTCAACTCCTTCGCGGAGCCGGGGTGGGCGCGATCGCGGGCAATCGACGGTGATGAAACAATAACAGGAGGTTGGAGAGGTGATTTCATGAATATGTGTACAGGATATTGTAATCCGGAAGCTGTGTGTGTATATTAGAGAGTTGGTGAAGATTTAACATAGCTGTCAACTTGCCGGAATGCCGGTTGACCTCAAATCACCGGGAGGGCCACCCATGCGTAACCGCGTAGTAACTTTGCTGCTATTGATCGCTGCTCAGTCGATGACGCTGCGGGATGCGACTGCGCAGGTCTGGGGCCAGTACGCATTCAGCGGATATGCGTCCGGCTGGTGCTCGGCGGATAACAGTTGTTTCAATCCATACCCGAGCCCGACCGAGAACAGTTTCTTTGCCAATACACTGTTCGCGAATATCTGGGGGCATCAACTGGGGTTGGCGCAGATTCGCGAAGAGGAAGAGAGTACAGGGCCGATGAGCTGCGAGCAGAGTCCTACGACAGCCGACGGCTACACGGCGACCTACGCCTATCTCGACGGCGTCAATACGAACGCGGTGACGATCTCGTACATGATCAATCCGGTGGTGTATTGTTACACGGAGCAGCATCGCGCGGTCGCCTCGGATACGCTGGACGTTGGGTTTGTCTTCGATGTAACCGGCGCGCCCCCCGGGTCACCGATTACGATCTATGTGAGCTGGGATCACTTCGGCGGCATTAGCGGTCCGTACGGATCGGAGCGTCCGCCGTTCTATAATGAGGACGAAAACTGCTGGACGACGGCGCGGATCTGGGTGAACGGCATGGAGCAGTTGCTCGGCCGTTTCGACTTCAACCTGGCCACCATCTCGGGGTTCAACCAGCTCCTCAACCAGAGTTTCGCGATCAACACCTTCGTCGGACAGGCGTTGACCACGGTGGAAGTCGAACTGATCGCTTATGCTGAGGTGAACGACCCTTGCCCGCTCGGGAACTTCGGCATCCGGAAGCCGGACGAGAATAGCGCGAACCAGAACGGCATGATCCGACTTAGCATTGATGCCCCGAATCCCTTGACGGAGCCGGATTCACTCTATACGGCATGGTTGGATTTCTCGGTGGACATCGGCGGGGACGCGGAGCTGAGCGATACTCCGTCCACGGGCAACGAGGTGTTTGACCCGGCGGACGTCTATCA
The candidate division KSB1 bacterium DNA segment above includes these coding regions:
- the rpsU gene encoding 30S ribosomal protein S21 — its product is MPFVKIREGEPFDRAFRRFSKACEKAGLMAEIRRRQRFEKPSEIKKREDNAALRKQRKMRAYDNR